In the genome of Pogona vitticeps strain Pit_001003342236 chromosome 13, PviZW2.1, whole genome shotgun sequence, one region contains:
- the TMEM114 gene encoding transmembrane protein 114 isoform X1, with protein sequence MKGKRHLVSWSAALFGVLGFVFLVAAIGTDFWYLVDASKLERLSNSTERLSSHSGLWRTCRFQSTCQPMVNPFKPETENITASHKQLLKMHSTFIILLPFSLILMTFGGMMGFFGILTQAYFLVLFTGLIFLFGALITLAGLSLYISYSAAALKGARFLMGTNRLLDHINIQFGWSLAFAWFSFVAEVLTGLAFLLMSRMIGLERRRDRSI encoded by the exons ATGAAAGGCAAGCGGCACCTCGTCTCCTGGTCCGCGGCCCTGTTTGGCGTCTTAGGCTTCGTTTTTCTGGTGGCGGCCATCGGCACCGACTTCTGGTACCTCGTCGACGCTTCCAAACTGGAGAGGTTAAGCAACAGCACGGAGAGGCTGAGCTCCCATTCTGGGCTCTGGCGGACTTGCCGAT TTCAAAGCACCTGCCAACCGATGGTAAACCCTTTTAAACCGGAAACAGAAAACATCACTGCTTCACATAAGCAACTACTGA AGATGCACAGCACCTTCATCATCTTGCTGCCATTCAGCCTCATCCTGATGACCTTTGGAGGAATGATGGGGTTCTTTGGGATCCTCACCCAGGCTTACTTCCTTGTCCTCTTCACTGGGCTGATCTTTCTCTTTGGAG CTCTCATCACCTTGGCTGGCCTCAGTCTCTACATCAGTTACTCGGCGGCTGCCTTAAAAGGAGCCAGGTTCCTGATGGGAACGAATCGCCTCCTGGACCACATCAACATCCAGTTCGGGTGGTCGTTGGCCTTCGCGTGGTTCTCCTTTGTGGCCGAGGTTCTCACGGGGCTAGCTTTTCTTCTGATGTCCAGGATGATCGGTTTGGAACGAAGACGGGACCGCTCCATATGA
- the TMEM114 gene encoding transmembrane protein 114 isoform X2, translated as MKGKRHLVSWSAALFGVLGFVFLVAAIGTDFWYLVDASKLERLSNSTERLSSHSGLWRTCRFQSTCQPMVNPFKPETENITASHKQLLTLITLAGLSLYISYSAAALKGARFLMGTNRLLDHINIQFGWSLAFAWFSFVAEVLTGLAFLLMSRMIGLERRRDRSI; from the exons ATGAAAGGCAAGCGGCACCTCGTCTCCTGGTCCGCGGCCCTGTTTGGCGTCTTAGGCTTCGTTTTTCTGGTGGCGGCCATCGGCACCGACTTCTGGTACCTCGTCGACGCTTCCAAACTGGAGAGGTTAAGCAACAGCACGGAGAGGCTGAGCTCCCATTCTGGGCTCTGGCGGACTTGCCGAT TTCAAAGCACCTGCCAACCGATGGTAAACCCTTTTAAACCGGAAACAGAAAACATCACTGCTTCACATAAGCAACTACTGA CTCTCATCACCTTGGCTGGCCTCAGTCTCTACATCAGTTACTCGGCGGCTGCCTTAAAAGGAGCCAGGTTCCTGATGGGAACGAATCGCCTCCTGGACCACATCAACATCCAGTTCGGGTGGTCGTTGGCCTTCGCGTGGTTCTCCTTTGTGGCCGAGGTTCTCACGGGGCTAGCTTTTCTTCTGATGTCCAGGATGATCGGTTTGGAACGAAGACGGGACCGCTCCATATGA